TGAGTATCGACCTGAGCTTTTGTTATAAATTTTTAAATTGTTTTATTGTAAAAAGTATTACGGAGTAAGGTAGATTAAGAATTAAAAATTTATGATTATGGATTTTAGGCTAAAAGTATTTTACACCGTTGCGCTCCGCCTTAATTTTACTAAAGCGGCGACAGAATTGTATATTACACAGCCGGCAGTTTCCAAACATATTCAGGAACTCGAAGAAACTTATAAAACCAAACTTTTTGAACGTAACGGTTCTAAAATTGCTTTAACTCCTGCTGGGAAGATTCTATTAAAATATACTAAGAGTATTTTTGATATTTACCGCGAAATAGATTTTGAAATGAGTTCTTTCAACAAAGAACGCCAAGGTTTATTAAGGTTAGGAGCAAGCACAACTATTTCGCAATATATTATTTCTCCAGTTCTAGCCAGTTTTCATCAGAAGCAAAAAGACATAAAAGTCAATTTGCTGAATGGAAACACTGAACAAATTGAAAATGCCCTAATCAATAAAGAAATCGAAATTGGAATTGTAGAGGGGCAGTCAAAAAATCAATCCATAAAATACATTCCGTTTTTAAAAGACGAGTTAGTTTTGGTTTGCAACAGCAACAATTCTTTTGTAAAACAAAATGAAATTTCATTAAACGATTTAAAATCAATGAAATTCATAACTCGAGAGCGCGGTTCTGGAACACTTGAAGTTATAGAATTTGCATTAAAAAAAGTAGGTTTGAAATTCTCCGATTTACAAATTGAAATGCAGTTAGGAAGTACGGAAAGTATTAAATCTTATTTACTAAATTCAGATTGTTTTGCCTTTATGTCTATTCATGCTGTAAGTAAAGAATTGAGAAATAAAGAATTAATTGTTTTAGATGTGGAGAAATTATCGATTGAAAGATTCTTTTATATCATTACTTTAGTCGGGAAATCAGATTCATTATCAGAATTGTTTATTCAAAATTTAGCTTCTCATTATAACTTGAAGTTATAGTCGATTGTAATTTACGATTGGTATTTTTCGTTTAATCAACGGAACTTTGCAGGGTAATTATCAATTATCCTATTTTGAAAACAAAACAACAAACATCGACGCATTTACTTGAAATTAACCATTCATTACAGCAGGTACTTTTTACTATAGTAATTCTTTTGTGTTTGTTTTCGATTATTTCGCCTCCAATAGCTTTATTGTTAGGAGTTTTGCTAGTAAACATTTTCGGAAATCCATTTGTAGAATTCAATCATAAAGCAATAACATTTCTATTACAATTTTCAGTTGTTGGTTTAGGATTTGGAATGAATGCTTATAGTGCTGTTTCGGCAGGAAAAGAAGGTTTTGCACTTACTATTCTTTCAATTTTTAGTACTTTAATTTTTGGTTTTCTTCTTGGGAAATGGCTGCAGACAGAAAAAAAGACTTCCCATTTAATTTCTTGTGGTACTGCTATTTGTGGCGGAAGTGCCATTGCAGCTATTGCACCTGTAATTAAATCAAACGAAAATCAGACTTCAATTGCTTTGGGAGTCATTTTCATATTGAATTCTATAGCTTTGTTTGTATTTCCGTTTATCGGACATCAATTAGATCTCTCTCAAAAAGATTTTGGTTTATGGTGCGCTATTGCTATTCATGATACCAGTTCTGTTGTCGGAGCTGCAAATAAATACGGAGCAGAAGCTTTACAAGTGGCTACAACAGTGAAATTGGCAAGGGCTTTATGGATTATTCCAATATCTCTACTGACAGCTTTTGTCTTTAAAAACAAGAATTCTAAAATTAAAACCCCGTATTTTATAGGCTTATTTATTGTTGCAATGCTTTTAAATACTTATGTTCCTTCAATTAATGTTTTTGCTTCACATATTGTCGGAATTGCTAAAATTGGTTTAACAATTACATTATTTCTAATTGGTGCAACCTTAAATTTCGCAACTTTAAAAGCGGTAGGAGTAAAGCCTTTGTTACAGGGTGTCTTTTTATGGATATTTATTGCTGTTTTGGCTTTAGGATCGATTCTTTATTTGAGTTAAACTATTTTAAATTTGTGAATTTCACAACAGGTTTTCCTATCATCTGATAGGACTTACCTTTAAAAGAATAACGTCTTTCTATTTCAAAATCAAATTTAGTTTTGGTTTTAGCCATTGCAGCAATTTCTTGCGGAATTGAAGCTTCAAATTCATCTTCTGCTTTTGCATCTTTATTAAAAGTGCCATTAGTGGTGACAATAATATCTCTAAAATGTTTTTTTGCGCCATCATCTAAAACTTTATAAGAACCTGACCAATTTATACTGGCGACATTAGTTAAGTGATAAGCAGGAACTTCCATAATAATCTGATATTTACCGTCAAAACCAGCTACAAGATAGAGATAACCCTCATAAGGACCACCTGCGCCACCATTGATATGCGATAACGTAAAAGCAAACTGATCTTCTCCAATTTCTACAATTTTAGGTGTAGGACATTGTGCAAATGCACCAAACGCGGCAACAGCGGGCTGAAAAGACCTCATTTCCCAGATTTTTCCATTTTTAGCAAATTTAGCGATCCCCAGCAATCCACCAGAAAAGCGTCCCGTTTGTAAACCATCTTCGTCGTGAACAGAATGGTTAAAAGCAATAATTTTAAACTTATTATCTTTAGAATCTGAATAATCAATATTAGCAAGAAGCCTTGTTGCTACACCATCAGTATAAGGAAACATTTGATCGCCTTCTACACCATTAACATCTAAAAAAGGAGCGGGTTTGCATGTTTTACAAATCCAGCTTACAAAAGTATTTTTATTTGCAAGATGATATAATTTGCCTGGAAATAATTTCTGCATGATCCTTTCTTCATTAAAAGGATCAGAAAACCTAAGTGTTCTTTTTGTATTTAGAATAGTATCACTGATATTTTTAGGTTTTATATCATTTTCCTGAGCAAAACAAATAGCTGATAAAAAGAAGATTACATTTAGAAAAGTAAAACGCATGTTTGCAAGATTTAGTCCATTAACAAACTTACGAAAGAAAAATCTTTTTTGAGATGAATTTATGTTACTTAAATGGTTCTAAAATTTCAAAAAAAATAATTTTAATAATCTTGAATGGTTATTGTTTGAATTATCCATAAATAAGGTAAATTTGCCCCTCTAATACAAAAACAAAAATGAAAAACTTCAAATCTAATCCAAAACTAATTGCTATTTGTGCTTTAATTGTTGGATTTTTTACTTTATCCTGGGGAATTGTTGGTCATGAAAGAATTAATAAAGCTGCTGTAATGGCACTGCCATATCCACTTCAGGAATTCTTTTATAATCATATCGATTTTATTACGCAAGAAGCTTCAGTACCTGATATTCGTAAATATGCTTTAAGTTATAAAGAGGAAGGTCCAAGACATTATTTTGATATGGAAAACTTTGGTTCTGCTGATACTTATCCACAAAATTTAGAAGAGGCTAAGAAAAAATATGATGCTAAGTTCTTAAGTGATAACGGTATTTTGCCTTGGTATATTGAAGATATGATGGCAAAGTTAACTAAAGCTTTTAAAGATAAAAATAGAGCAGAAATCTTGTTTCTTGCTGCAGATTTAGGTCATTATATTGGTGATGCGCACATGCCGTTACATACTTCTGCTAATCATGATGGACAATTGACGGATCAAAAAGGAATCCATTCTCTTTGGGAGAGTAGACTTCCTGAGTTATTTGCTAAAAATTATAAATTAAATGTTCCTTATGCTCATTATTATGAAGATGTTCATAAAGCAATTTGGGATATGATTAATGATACGCATAGTTTAGCACAGCCTTTATTAGATATCGATAAAAAATTAAGAACTGCTACTCCAGAAAATCAAGTTTTTAAAATGGATGCCGACGGGAAAGTCATGAAAAGTAAATATAATACTGCTCTTTTTTCTGATGAATACGCTAAAAAACTTCACGAGCAACTAAACGGAATGGTTGAAAGCCAAATGAAAAAAGCAATCACTGCAACGGCAAGTTTTTGGTATACGGCATGGGTAAATGCAGGAAAACCAGATTTGAGTGGTTTAGATTCGCCTGAAGTAACAAAAAGAAATGCTAAAGCTTTAAAAGAAGATTGGGAACTTTTTCAAAAAGGTGATTTATTCGGAATGAAAAATCAGAATGATTAATTTTTGTTTCAAGTTTAAAGTTTCAGGTTTACTGGAACTAAAAAAGCCTCAAGTGATTGAACTTGAGGCTTTTTTATTAGCGATTTTTTGCGTATAACTTGGCATTCTTTGCGGTTAAACTTAAATCTTTAAACTGGTATTCCTTTTTCTTTAGTACATAAGAAGCAGATTGATAAAAAGCAATCGTTTCATCGACTAAATTTTTGTTTTCTGATTTTAAAGGAATTTGATCGTAATAGATTTGAAATTCCGGCAAAACTCCATCTTTTTTATTAAGCTTTAATTGAAATTGTTTAATCTGCTGTTTTGGAGATAAGATAGTCAAAACATTGTCTTTAATTAATCCTAAATCCTGATAAGTCGCAATAAGAGCTCTTGGCTGATAATCGGGTTTAAAAACGTCTTGGCCAAAAAATTTACTATCATAATCAAAATTCAGCAATCCGAATAAAGTTGGCATAATATCAATCTGCGACATTAATTGGTTATATTTTTCAGGTTTAATATCTGAAGAATAGATTAGAGCAGGAATTCGATATTTATCCAACGGAAGTTCTGTTTTTCCAGCGCTTGAAGCGCAGTGATCTGCCACAATTACAAAAACAGTATTTTTAAACCAAGGCTGTTTTTGGGCTTTAGCGAAAAACTGTTTAAGAGCGTAATCAGTATATTTTACACCACCGTCACGAGATTTGATGTTTCCTGGTATATCAATTTTATTGTTCGGATAAGTAAAAGGTCTGTGATTGCTAACTGTCATAATATGATTGAAGAAAGGCTTATTTTGCTTTGCTTCAGAATTCATGATTTTTATTGCTTTATTATACATGTCTTCATCACAAACACCCCACACATTTGAGAAAGTAATTTCTTTAGGCTCAAAACTCGATTTATCAATAATCTGATATCCGTTTCCAGAATAAAAATCCTGCATATTGTCAAAGAAAGCATCTCCACCGTACATAAATTTTACATTATATCCCTTTTTACGGAAAACAGATCCTGTCGAAAATTTATTTTTGTTATCTTCTCTTTTGACAACACTTTCTCCAGCAGTAGGAGGCAAGCACAAAGTAACAGCTTCAAGACCGCGTACAGTTCTGTTTCCTGCCGCATATACATTGGTAAACAAAAGACTTTTTTGAGCTAAACTATCTAAAAAAGGTGTTATGTTTTGTTGGTTTCCGTACATCTTCATGAAATCAGCACTTAGACTTTCGACTGTTATTAAAACAACATTTTTACGTTTTTCCAAAGAATCATTATTTACTTTTTGCAATGTGTTTTGTCCTGAAATTGCTGGAATTTGCTGTTTTAAAAGGGCAAAAGCTTTTTGATCTGGAATAGTTTTATAGAACTTGAAATAATCTAATTTGTTGTTCTGAAAGGCGAGATAGAACTTGTAGATTCCGTTAGACTGCAATTCGTTAACAAAAATATTTTTAGAGTTTTCTGTTTTGGCTAGACTAGGAATTGCAAATAAAGAGAAAACAAATAAGGTGCAGTAAACAGCCGAAATTTTTAGTTTTTCGGAAATGTTTGGAATTTGATCGATATAGTTTCGTGAATACTTAATAATGAAATAAGTAATCGTTCCAGTAATAATAAACAATACAGAAAATATTGGCAAAACAGGATAAGACTGCATAATGTTTCCTATAACTTCATTTGTGTATATTAAGTAATTAACTGCAATGAAATTGTATTTTACACCAAATTCATTCCAAAAGAAAAACTCGCTAATTGCATTTTGTAAAATCAATAAAACATACAAAAAGATCACAAAAGCAAAAAGCCAGAACCTAATTTTAGTTCTCTGTTTTGGTAAAAAAAGAAATAATGAAAACAAAAACGTTTTAATCGAAACAAAAATTAATACGATTTTAGGTAAAGCGCCACCATATTCATCAAAAATACTTTTTCCAGACGCGATA
This portion of the Flavobacterium panacagri genome encodes:
- a CDS encoding LysR family transcriptional regulator, producing MDFRLKVFYTVALRLNFTKAATELYITQPAVSKHIQELEETYKTKLFERNGSKIALTPAGKILLKYTKSIFDIYREIDFEMSSFNKERQGLLRLGASTTISQYIISPVLASFHQKQKDIKVNLLNGNTEQIENALINKEIEIGIVEGQSKNQSIKYIPFLKDELVLVCNSNNSFVKQNEISLNDLKSMKFITRERGSGTLEVIEFALKKVGLKFSDLQIEMQLGSTESIKSYLLNSDCFAFMSIHAVSKELRNKELIVLDVEKLSIERFFYIITLVGKSDSLSELFIQNLASHYNLKL
- a CDS encoding YeiH family protein — protein: MKTKQQTSTHLLEINHSLQQVLFTIVILLCLFSIISPPIALLLGVLLVNIFGNPFVEFNHKAITFLLQFSVVGLGFGMNAYSAVSAGKEGFALTILSIFSTLIFGFLLGKWLQTEKKTSHLISCGTAICGGSAIAAIAPVIKSNENQTSIALGVIFILNSIALFVFPFIGHQLDLSQKDFGLWCAIAIHDTSSVVGAANKYGAEALQVATTVKLARALWIIPISLLTAFVFKNKNSKIKTPYFIGLFIVAMLLNTYVPSINVFASHIVGIAKIGLTITLFLIGATLNFATLKAVGVKPLLQGVFLWIFIAVLALGSILYLS
- a CDS encoding zinc dependent phospholipase C family protein — encoded protein: MKNFKSNPKLIAICALIVGFFTLSWGIVGHERINKAAVMALPYPLQEFFYNHIDFITQEASVPDIRKYALSYKEEGPRHYFDMENFGSADTYPQNLEEAKKKYDAKFLSDNGILPWYIEDMMAKLTKAFKDKNRAEILFLAADLGHYIGDAHMPLHTSANHDGQLTDQKGIHSLWESRLPELFAKNYKLNVPYAHYYEDVHKAIWDMINDTHSLAQPLLDIDKKLRTATPENQVFKMDADGKVMKSKYNTALFSDEYAKKLHEQLNGMVESQMKKAITATASFWYTAWVNAGKPDLSGLDSPEVTKRNAKALKEDWELFQKGDLFGMKNQND
- a CDS encoding LTA synthase family protein, yielding MTFYKKLSPFYNLALLYFIVSFVLRIVLLFHPITQSSFTFSESLKIFSLGLISDFFVFVLASSFLWLYLILISNSKYNKPYGYIILGGFITLLIYIASGKSIFDEYGGALPKIVLIFVSIKTFLFSLFLFLPKQRTKIRFWLFAFVIFLYVLLILQNAISEFFFWNEFGVKYNFIAVNYLIYTNEVIGNIMQSYPVLPIFSVLFIITGTITYFIIKYSRNYIDQIPNISEKLKISAVYCTLFVFSLFAIPSLAKTENSKNIFVNELQSNGIYKFYLAFQNNKLDYFKFYKTIPDQKAFALLKQQIPAISGQNTLQKVNNDSLEKRKNVVLITVESLSADFMKMYGNQQNITPFLDSLAQKSLLFTNVYAAGNRTVRGLEAVTLCLPPTAGESVVKREDNKNKFSTGSVFRKKGYNVKFMYGGDAFFDNMQDFYSGNGYQIIDKSSFEPKEITFSNVWGVCDEDMYNKAIKIMNSEAKQNKPFFNHIMTVSNHRPFTYPNNKIDIPGNIKSRDGGVKYTDYALKQFFAKAQKQPWFKNTVFVIVADHCASSAGKTELPLDKYRIPALIYSSDIKPEKYNQLMSQIDIMPTLFGLLNFDYDSKFFGQDVFKPDYQPRALIATYQDLGLIKDNVLTILSPKQQIKQFQLKLNKKDGVLPEFQIYYDQIPLKSENKNLVDETIAFYQSASYVLKKKEYQFKDLSLTAKNAKLYAKNR